From Natronogracilivirga saccharolytica:
GAAAAACTGCGCAGCATCGTCAATGACATGATGGATTACCGTGAAATGGCCCGTTTCGCACTGGCAGACAAGTTCGACGAGCTTGAAAGCGAAGAGCAGGAAGAATTCACGGAGCTGTTTTCAAAGATAATCCGCGATCAGTCGCTGCGTCAGCTGGATATCTATCGTGCCGAGGTGGTATACGACGACATAGAAGTTGACAACAGTTCAGCCAAGGTTACAACTACGGCTATTCTTGACGATAGCCGGATCCCGGTACTTTATCGTATGAAGATGAAAGAGGGGGAGTGGGTTATTACTGATATGTCCGTTGATAATGCCTGGACAGCAGAGTCTTACAGACGGTCATTTCAGAATATTTTGAGAAGAAGGGGCTATGACGCGCTGATTGAAAACCTGCGCAGGCGTGCCGAGCAGGCAACATGATCATTGCGTTATCATTGCGTTCAGAATCACGGTTGGTTACTGATGGAAGCAATAACTCCCAGTTTCTGAGATTCTCTTAAATACATTTTGAAGCTCTCACGCTGCTTTTCACTTAAACGGAACCGGCGGTGCGACAACATGTTTTTGCCTCTTAACGTAATCCATACTGACTGCAAAACATCACCCGTACCACCACTGAACCGTGATAGAAACTGTTTTTTTGACGCAGGACTGCCGGCATCAAGATTTCTGATCAGCAGATGCGCATGATCTTCGCCAAGCTTTTTTCCGGCTGAATCACTCCATCGTTTCAGAAAAGCGAGATCCGGATTCTTTTTAACAGCCGGGTAGCGAGATCCGGTTCGGTTGCGGTGCATGATGCTTCCGGGATAACCATATGATGGCGAATCTGCTATCGGGTGATGCACAAATTCAGGGAGGTCAAGATGCAGCAGCGTACTGCCAAGCAAAGAGTATTCATTTCCACCGGCGGAAATAGCACGCCATTGCTCCAGGATACGGTCCGGATGGTGCCAGTCCTGCTCTTCCCAGTGAATTACATAATCACCATCGGCATGATCAAGTCCCATATTTTTCAGATAAGCACGTGACCTGCCATCATTCTTTTTTATGTAGCGTAATTCGTCCGGTGCGATATCTTCCAGTAATGGTCCCAGATCCGCTTCACCGTTATCTATCACAATCAGCTCTTTCTGCTCCCAGGTTTGTTGCTGATAGCACAGAATAGCACGTGCCGCTTTTTGAGGATCGGTCCCTGCCAGCATCAGACAACTTATCACAGGATTTGCTGTTTCCATAGCAATAATTTTTTTACCGTAAATGGCTTTTATGTGACATGTGCTCAGGTACCGAAGACCGGACAATTTTGATCATCTCACGTATCGCAGAAACACTGGATTCGTGATGCCACCGTTGCGTGGCATGTCTGCGTGCTGCTTGAGATAGCTTTTGCATCCGCTCCGGATTGTCAAGCAGATCGTCAATTTCCGTCAGGAAATTATCATTGCTGACTCTCAAGCCAATATGGTCCGGCAAAATATCCTCATCTACAACATCAGCAAAGGCTACAGGAGGGACACCGCATGCGGCTGCCTCTGCTATGCTCTGGGGATGAGAATTCCGGTAGCAAGAGTGGAAGAAAAGCTCGCCTTTATTCAATATTCCGGGCAAATCTTCATACGCTGTTTTCCCATACCATGTAATTTCCGGAAACTTCCTGCGGTAACGTTCAAACAGAGGCCCTCCTCCGATAAAGGCAACCTGCAGGCGTTTGGATAATTCAAACAGAGCATCATAGTCGCCTTCCGTGTCCGTATCCAGCCGTCCGGAGGCAATAACGGCAAACTCTTTCTCTGCATCAGCATCATGTGTAAAATGCCGGGTATCTACCGACTTTGGAAGATGGATCAGCTGATCCGGATCCACAACTTTCCGCCAGAAACGCAATGAGCGCCGTGTCAGCTGCCGACGCTGCCATTCTGCCTGATAGAGCACTGCGCAGGTGTGTTTGACAATCGAATGGTAGCATTCGTTTTCAAGTATTACGGCAAACGGAATTTTCCGGGGAATGAGAACTTTTTTTGCAAGGTCAATTCCTGCACCGCCCTCCAGACCGTTTATGACAAACAGGTCAGCACCGGATTCTGCTGCCGATTTATTCATATAAGCTGATGTATGCGTATCAGGGGCACCGTTTCTCTGGTCAGCTTCGAAAACTTTTACAGGAAGAGGAGGAAGATCATCATACTGCCATTGACTCTCTTCACGAACTTTCCCAACAACCCACAGCTCACTGGGATATCCCCGCTGAACTGTCAATGCCGGCATCCATTTGTCTCGCTCTGCAAATTCCAGAAACTCCCCGTTGTCGGCAAAATATCTGTAAAGAGGCTGTGATTGTACGTAGATAATATTCATGAGTCTTGCTTTTCCGGATCTCCCGTCAGTTTAAATGCATAATAAATCTAATATACAAAACTGAACTACATGACAAACACACCTTTGTACTTTTCAGGCAACTGAATCATATTTGCCGCTTACATAGACCGGCTTTTACCCGGGCAACCCCTCAGTGCACCATCTGGATATTATAATTCACAGGCATTTCTCCGTCAATCCTGCCTTTACCGACATATTCAATAATTTCGCCTCCAAGAAACCTTCGCACCAGTCTTTTGCGTATACCACTGAGTTCCTCCAGAAAGGAAACATGCTGAAAATGCTCCGTTCGCTCAAAGATGTGGGTATTTCCGGATTCATATTCAATTTTGAATGACTTCGGCACAGAATTTCCTCCCAGTCTGGAAGTTGATTCGATCTTCAGACTTTTTGGTTTCTCCAGGTGTACCGAAGATGCACTGTTTCGCAAAGCCAAACCAACCACACCTGCTTGTGAACGCTTTTTCGGAATCATGTAATAACCGACATCAAAGCCGTTTCCAACATGGCTGATATGACGGAAACCTTTGTCTACCATTTTGGAAGACAAATCTGTCTGATAAGTGTGGTCCATATAAGCCGTGCCCTGAACCGTCTTGCTTTTATCGTTTATAGTTACCGTACCACTGACAGAGGCCCGGGGGATATGAATGAACATTCCCATGTCATCATCACCGATTCTGAAGATGCCGTCACCCCAGGTGTATCCCGGGTGAATGTCGTCAAAATCCAGATCTATCAGATAGGATACACCGTCCTTTTCTGTCTTGAAATAAACACGGTGGCGTTCAGGAAGTTTTCCCTCAAAATAGATGTCGCGGCCCGTATGAAGGCGGATTTTGTGTTGTTCGTCATCAATAAAAAAATAGTCAAGATCGAATTCCCTGGCTACATTGTAGTTCTCGCCGTCGAAGTTCGAAACAAAAAGCCGGCCGCCGCTTACGGCACTTTTCATTGATCCGAAATTGGCCAGGGAAAATGTGATGTGAAGGTGAAGGTCATCCTCCAGAAAGACATGATATGTCCAGAATTCATTGTAATAACTTCCCGACTTGGTATGGGGAAGCATATCCGACCAGTCTGTTTTCCGCAACTCTCCCTCCGGATTATCCGTACTGAAATCAGCTTCAGCAGGCGTCTCCGGACGGGCCTGCCCGATAGCTGTGTCAGATATGAAGCTGATCACCAGCATCAGCAGGATATATACAACAGATGGAAAAATTAAACGTTTGATTGACATGATGGAACAGATATATCGGGCCATCCTGCTTCATACCGTTTTTTGACGCATTGCAATAAAAAACGATTATACATGAAAGGATGTTAGCGCTGTTTGTAATTGAGAACGTGTTTTGGAATGGCTGCAGAACCGTTTTTGATTTTTGATTTCTCACTTTGAAACGCAGCTTGCCGTCAGGATAGTGTAGCAAAGTTTTCAGTTACCGTTGCACCGGCTTGCTGTGAGCTATTATCCGGGATGCAAAAAAGCCGCATCCGGTTAGGAATCATTTTTTGTATTTTACTTCCCATTTTGATGTAGACAGGAATAAATTAAATTCATGAGAAAGTTACTCGCCCTGCTAAAGCCCCTTATAAAACTGAACTATCGCTATCCGGCACCGGTACTGATATTCTTTATCCTTCTTGCTGTCATTTCCGGTTTTTATGCTACACGTCTCGCTATCGACACCGACCTTGCAAGCCTGCTGCCCGATCACTATGAAAGTGTGCAGGCACTGGATGAACTCCGTGAATCAGTGGGAGGGGAAACTCCGCTTGAGGTGGTTGTCAATTCACCGGATTTTGAAGCCAACAAGGCTTTTGCGGAGGATTTTATTCCCCGTGCGATGGAGCTGCACTACGACCGGTTCAACGACAACTACGTCAACCGTTACGAATACCGCAGAGATGTTGAAGTTTTAAAGGATTATGCCGTCTACCTCGCCACGGATAATGAAATAGATGAAATTATTGAGTATCTCGAAGACGAACTGGAGCGGGCGCGGCTCGAGGCGAATCCGTTCTTTGTCGATTTTGAAGATGACTTCGATGATGACAAGGAAGATGAAGACCGGCTCAGACGATTTGATGAGCTCTACAACGAGCTTGTTCCTTCGGAATACCCGGTAAACCAGGACAGCACCAGTCTGGTTCTCAGCTTCTTCCCGACCGGATCACAAAATGACCTGAGATATCTTGATGATATGTTCGATGCGTTCGAGGAGCTGATCGCTGAAATGAACCCTGCGGCATACCACCCGGAAATGATCGTGCGGTCAGGCGGCAGGCTGGAACGGCATCTGATGGAACTCGATTCCATCATCAGTGATGTCATCACCAGTTTCGGATCCGGAATTACTGCTGTCATTCTGCTGGTCAGTTTCTATTTCATGATTAAACTGATCATCAACTACCGGAGAGGACATCAGCGTCACAGGCGCCACTCACTCTGGTCCCATCTTGTGCGGTTCCCCGTTCCCATAATGGTCATTGGCATCCCGCTTCTGATAAGTTTGTGTCTGACCTTCGGAATAACCTACTTTGCCCTGGGCACACTCAATACCATGACCTCAGTACTGTTTGTCATTCTTTTCGGTCTTGGTATCGATTACGGAATACACTTCTATGCCCGCTACCTCGAAAAGCGGTCCGCCGGCGAACCCGTCAGAAGCGCTCTGCTTAACACATACGATAGTACAGGCGCTGCAATAATGACCAGTGCCACAACGACAGCTGTGGCCTTGTTTGTGCTCATTTTTGCCGATTTCAGAGGATTTTCCGAGTTCGGTTTCATTTCCGGACTCGGTATTGTCCTGGCTTATCTCGCCATGCTCTTTATCATGCCTGCAATTATCACACTATTTGAGCGCTATAAGCTCATTCTTATTAATTCAAATGTGACCGAAACGACCGGTACAAAGAAGCAGCGAACCAAGTTTCCTTTCGCCAGGACAATATTTGTTGCCGGAACTCTTGTGGTTGCCGCAGTTCTTTTCAATACGGACAAACTCTCGTTTGAATACAACTTCAGTGTTCTTGAACCTGAGTTTCCCCGGTACGAAGAGTTCCGCGATATTCGCGGTGACATCAATCAGACGGGACGAAGGAACCCTGCTTACATTCTTGCAGATACTGACGAAGAAGTGAGAAATATCCTTCAAACCATCCGGCAGAAAAAAGAAGACAATCCGGAAACCACTATTCTGGATGTTGAAGCACTTCAGGAGCGCTTCCCGGTCAGTCCGGAGGAGGAACAGCATAAACTTGGCAAGATTGCCGAAATCCGGGAGCTGCTCGAAGACCCGTTTCTCGAAGATCAG
This genomic window contains:
- a CDS encoding glycosyltransferase, whose protein sequence is MNIIYVQSQPLYRYFADNGEFLEFAERDKWMPALTVQRGYPSELWVVGKVREESQWQYDDLPPLPVKVFEADQRNGAPDTHTSAYMNKSAAESGADLFVINGLEGGAGIDLAKKVLIPRKIPFAVILENECYHSIVKHTCAVLYQAEWQRRQLTRRSLRFWRKVVDPDQLIHLPKSVDTRHFTHDADAEKEFAVIASGRLDTDTEGDYDALFELSKRLQVAFIGGGPLFERYRRKFPEITWYGKTAYEDLPGILNKGELFFHSCYRNSHPQSIAEAAACGVPPVAFADVVDEDILPDHIGLRVSNDNFLTEIDDLLDNPERMQKLSQAARRHATQRWHHESSVSAIREMIKIVRSSVPEHMSHKSHLR
- a CDS encoding glycosyltransferase encodes the protein METANPVISCLMLAGTDPQKAARAILCYQQQTWEQKELIVIDNGEADLGPLLEDIAPDELRYIKKNDGRSRAYLKNMGLDHADGDYVIHWEEQDWHHPDRILEQWRAISAGGNEYSLLGSTLLHLDLPEFVHHPIADSPSYGYPGSIMHRNRTGSRYPAVKKNPDLAFLKRWSDSAGKKLGEDHAHLLIRNLDAGSPASKKQFLSRFSGGTGDVLQSVWITLRGKNMLSHRRFRLSEKQRESFKMYLRESQKLGVIASISNQP
- a CDS encoding efflux RND transporter permease subunit gives rise to the protein MRKLLALLKPLIKLNYRYPAPVLIFFILLAVISGFYATRLAIDTDLASLLPDHYESVQALDELRESVGGETPLEVVVNSPDFEANKAFAEDFIPRAMELHYDRFNDNYVNRYEYRRDVEVLKDYAVYLATDNEIDEIIEYLEDELERARLEANPFFVDFEDDFDDDKEDEDRLRRFDELYNELVPSEYPVNQDSTSLVLSFFPTGSQNDLRYLDDMFDAFEELIAEMNPAAYHPEMIVRSGGRLERHLMELDSIISDVITSFGSGITAVILLVSFYFMIKLIINYRRGHQRHRRHSLWSHLVRFPVPIMVIGIPLLISLCLTFGITYFALGTLNTMTSVLFVILFGLGIDYGIHFYARYLEKRSAGEPVRSALLNTYDSTGAAIMTSATTTAVALFVLIFADFRGFSEFGFISGLGIVLAYLAMLFIMPAIITLFERYKLILINSNVTETTGTKKQRTKFPFARTIFVAGTLVVAAVLFNTDKLSFEYNFSVLEPEFPRYEEFRDIRGDINQTGRRNPAYILADTDEEVRNILQTIRQKKEDNPETTILDVEALQERFPVSPEEEQHKLGKIAEIRELLEDPFLEDQEGEYIDILRRASKVTEPLDIEDVPDFLKNRFLTRDGEIGRFVMIYPAVGLSDGRKSIAFKNEIGRIETPEGNVYHAASTSIVAAEMLELMRDESPYMVVATFVMIFILVNIGFRSLRWSIIAMLPLLIGLSWTFAAMMIFGLTFNMYNLVVLPAILGIGNDNGVHLANRYREEGKKKMFPVLKSTGQHITIGSFTTMLGFAGLLLTQHPGLNSIGVLAVTGIGLTLFSALTYLPSLVQVLEDRNWIRF
- a CDS encoding ABC transporter substrate-binding protein, which produces MANTLSSDDRKMEIRNILEERDDQIKDLLGPEGTDYTDEQREKLRSIVNDMMDYREMARFALADKFDELESEEQEEFTELFSKIIRDQSLRQLDIYRAEVVYDDIEVDNSSAKVTTTAILDDSRIPVLYRMKMKEGEWVITDMSVDNAWTAESYRRSFQNILRRRGYDALIENLRRRAEQAT